From Panthera uncia isolate 11264 chromosome E1, Puncia_PCG_1.0, whole genome shotgun sequence, one genomic window encodes:
- the HS3ST6 gene encoding heparan sulfate glucosamine 3-O-sulfotransferase 6 codes for MAGSGGLGGGAGGGQGAGAGQGAALRVPRAPLLLAALVLGAYCLCALPGRCPPAARAPVPAPAPAEPLRAVGPRGAPGLPVASGPGRRRFPQALIVGVKKGGTRALLEFLRLHPDVRALGSEPHFFDRCYERGLAWYRSLMPRTLDGQITLEKTPSYFVTREAPRRIHGMSPDTKLIVVVRNPVTRAISDYAQTLSKTPGLPSFRALAFRHGLGPVDTAWSAVRIGLYAQHLTNWLRLFPLSRFLFVSGERLVSDPAGEVGRVQDFLGLKRVVTDKHFYFNATKGFPCLKKAQGGSRPRCLGKSKGRPHPRVPEAVVRRLRDFYRPFNRRFYQMTGQDFGWD; via the exons ATGGCAGGTAGCGGCGGCCTgggcggcggggccgggggcggccaGGGCGCGGGGGCCGGGCAGGGGGCCGCGCTGCGGGTGCCGCGTGCGCCGCTGCTTCTCGCCGCGCTGGTGCTCGGCGCCTACTGCCTCTGCGCCCTCCCCGGCCGCTGCCCGCCGGCCGCCCGCGCTCCGGTGCCGGCGCCCGCTCCCGCTGAGCCGCTCCGTGCCGTCGGCCCCCGGGGGGCGCCGGGCCTGCCTGTGGCCAGCGGCCCGGGACGCCGGCGCTTCCCGCAGGCGCTCATCGTGGGCGTGAAGAAGGGCGGCACGCGCGCCCTGCTGGAGTTCCTGCGGCTGCACCCCGACGTCCGCGCGCTCGGCTCTGAGCCCCACTTCTTCGACAGGTGCTACGAGCGCGGCCTCGCCTGGTACCG GAGCCTGATGCCACGCACCCTGGACGGGCAGATCACCCTGGAGAAGACCCCTAGCTACTTCGTGACTCGGGAGGCCCCCCGCCGCATCCACGGCATGTCCCCGGACACGAAGCTGATCGTGGTGGTGCGGAACCCTGTGACACGGGCCATCTCCGACTACGCCCAGACGCTCTCCAAGACCCCGGGCCTGCCCAGTTTCCGTGCCTTGGCCTTCCGCCACGGCCTGGGCCCCGTGGACACGGCCTGGAGCGCCGTACGCATCGGCCTGTACGCCCAGCACCTGACCAACTGGCTGCGGCTCTTTCCCCTGTCCCGCTTCCTATTCGTCAGCGGGGAGCGCCTGGTCAGCGACCCGGCCGGGGAGGTGGGCCGCGTGCAGGACTTCCTGGGCCTCAAACGCGTGGTCACGGACAAGCACTTCTACTTCAACGCCACCAAGGGCTTCCCCTGCCTCAAGAAGGCCCAGGGGGGCAGCCGCCCCCGCTGCCTGGGCAAATCCAAGGGCCGGCCCCACCCCCGCGTGCCCGAGGCTGTGGTCCGGCGCCTGCGGGACTTCTACCGGCCCTTCAACCGCAGGTTTTACCAGATGACCGGCCAGGACTTTGGCTGGGACTGA
- the MSRB1 gene encoding methionine-R-sulfoxide reductase B1 isoform X2 produces the protein MSFCSFFGGEVFQNHFEPGVYVCAKCGYELFSSRSKYAHSSPWPAFTETIHADSVAKRPEHNSPKALKVSCGRCGNGLGHEFLNDGPKPGQSRFUIFSSSLKFIPRGA, from the exons ATGTCGTTCTGCAGCTTCTTTGGGGGCGAGGTTTTCCAGAACCACTTTGAGCCAG GTGTCTATGTGTGTGCCAAGTGTGGCTACGAGCTCTTCTCCAGCCGCTCAAAGTATGCACACTCGTCCCCGTGGCCGGCCTTCACTGAGACCATTCATGCTGATAGTGTGGCCAAGCGTCCGGAGCACAATTCGCCTAAAGCCTTAAAG gtGTCCTGTGGCAGGTGTGGCAATGGGCTGGGACATGAGTTCCTGAACGATGGCCCCAAGCCGGGACAGTCCCGCTTCTGAATATTTAGCAGCTCGCTGAAGTTCATCCCGAGAG GAGCCTGA
- the MSRB1 gene encoding methionine-R-sulfoxide reductase B1 isoform X1: MSFCSFFGGEVFQNHFEPGVYVCAKCGYELFSSRSKYAHSSPWPAFTETIHADSVAKRPEHNSPKALKVSCGRCGNGLGHEFLNDGPKPGQSRFUIFSSSLKFIPRGKGTASQEP; the protein is encoded by the exons ATGTCGTTCTGCAGCTTCTTTGGGGGCGAGGTTTTCCAGAACCACTTTGAGCCAG GTGTCTATGTGTGTGCCAAGTGTGGCTACGAGCTCTTCTCCAGCCGCTCAAAGTATGCACACTCGTCCCCGTGGCCGGCCTTCACTGAGACCATTCATGCTGATAGTGTGGCCAAGCGTCCGGAGCACAATTCGCCTAAAGCCTTAAAG gtGTCCTGTGGCAGGTGTGGCAATGGGCTGGGACATGAGTTCCTGAACGATGGCCCCAAGCCGGGACAGTCCCGCTTCTGAATATTTAGCAGCTCGCTGAAGTTCATCCCGAGAG GCAAAGGAACTGCCTCTCAGGAGCCGTAG
- the RPL3L gene encoding 60S ribosomal protein L3-like isoform X2, with the protein MTHTLREVHRPGLKISKREEVEAVTIVETPPLVVVGVVGYVATPRGLRSFKTIFAEHLSDECRRRFYKDWHKSKKKAFTKACKRWRDAEGKKQLQKDFAAMKKYCKVIRVIVHTQMKLLPFRQKKAHIMEIQLNGGTVAEKVAWAQARLEKQVPVHSVFSQSEVIDVIAVTKGRGVKGVTSRWHTKKLPRKTHKGLRKVACIGAWHPARVGCSIARAGQKGYHHRTELNKKIYRIGRGLHTEDGKVVRNNASTSYDVTDKSITPLGGFPHYGEVNNDFVMLKGCIAGTKKRVITLRKSLLVHHSRQALENIELKFIDTTSKFGHGRFQTAQEKRVFMGPQKKHLEKEKSETSRDL; encoded by the exons ATGACTCACACTCTTCGAGAAGTGCACCGGCCGGGGCTCA AAATTTCGAAGCGGGAGGAAGTGGAGGCAGTGACGATTGTGGAGACGCCGCCTCTGGTGGTGGTCGGCGTTGTGGGCTACGTGGCCACTCCTCGAGGCCTGCGGAGCTTCAAGACCATCTTTGCAGAACACCTCAGTGATGAGTGCCGTCGCCGCTTCTACAAGGACTG GCACAAGAGCAAGAAGAAAGCCTTCACCAAGGCCTGCAAGAGATGGCGTGACGCCGAGGGCAAAAAGCAGCTGCAGAAAGACTTTGCCGCCATGAAGAAGTACTGCAAAGTCATTCGTGTCATTGTCCACACTCAG ATGAAGCTGCTGCCTTTCCGGCAGAAGAAGGCCCACATCATGGAGATCCAGCTGAATGGCGGCACGGTGGCTGAGAAGGTGGCCTGGGCCCAGGCCCGGCTAGAGAAGCAGGTGCCGGTGCACAGTGTGTTCAGCCAGAGCGAGGTCATCGATGTCATTGCCGTCACCAAGGGCCGGGGGGTCAAAG GGGTCACGAGCCGCTGGCATACCAAGAAGCTGCCACGGAAGACCCACAAGGGACTGCGCAAGGTGGCCTGCATCGGCGCCTGGCACCCTGCCCGTGTGGGCTGCTCCATCGCTCGGGCCGGGCAGAAGGGCTATCACCACCGCACGGAGCTCAACAAGAAG ATCTACCGTATTGGCCGCGGGCTGCACACGGAGGACGGGAAGGTGGTCAGGAACAATGCGTCCACCAGCTACGATGTGACGGACAAGTCCATCACGCCACTG GGCGGCTTCCCCCACTACGGGGAAGTCAACAATGACTTCGTCATGCTGAAGGGTTGCATCGCGGGCACCAAGAAGCGGGTCATCACGCTGAGGAAG TCCCTCCTGGTGCACCACAGCCGCCAGGCCCTGGAGAACATCGAACTCAAGTTCATCGACACCACCTCCAAGTTTGGCCACGGCCGCTTCCAGACGGCCCAAGAGAAGAGGGTGTTCATG GGTCCCCAGAAGAAACATCTTGAGAAGGAAAAGTCCGAGACCTCGAGAGACCTGTAG
- the RPL3L gene encoding 60S ribosomal protein L3-like isoform X1: MSHRKFSAPRHGHLGFLPHKRSSRHRGKVKTWPRDDPSRPVHLTAFLGYKAGMTHTLREVHRPGLKISKREEVEAVTIVETPPLVVVGVVGYVATPRGLRSFKTIFAEHLSDECRRRFYKDWHKSKKKAFTKACKRWRDAEGKKQLQKDFAAMKKYCKVIRVIVHTQMKLLPFRQKKAHIMEIQLNGGTVAEKVAWAQARLEKQVPVHSVFSQSEVIDVIAVTKGRGVKGVTSRWHTKKLPRKTHKGLRKVACIGAWHPARVGCSIARAGQKGYHHRTELNKKIYRIGRGLHTEDGKVVRNNASTSYDVTDKSITPLGGFPHYGEVNNDFVMLKGCIAGTKKRVITLRKSLLVHHSRQALENIELKFIDTTSKFGHGRFQTAQEKRVFMGPQKKHLEKEKSETSRDL; encoded by the exons ATG tcccaCCGGAAGTTCTCTGCCCCTCGGCATGGACACCTGGGCTTCCTGCCCCACAAGAGGAGCAGCCGGCACCGGGGCAAGGTGAAGACTTGGCCTCGGGACGACCCCAGCCGGCCGGTGCACCTCACGGCTTTCCTGGGCTATAAGGCTGGCATGACTCACACTCTTCGAGAAGTGCACCGGCCGGGGCTCA AAATTTCGAAGCGGGAGGAAGTGGAGGCAGTGACGATTGTGGAGACGCCGCCTCTGGTGGTGGTCGGCGTTGTGGGCTACGTGGCCACTCCTCGAGGCCTGCGGAGCTTCAAGACCATCTTTGCAGAACACCTCAGTGATGAGTGCCGTCGCCGCTTCTACAAGGACTG GCACAAGAGCAAGAAGAAAGCCTTCACCAAGGCCTGCAAGAGATGGCGTGACGCCGAGGGCAAAAAGCAGCTGCAGAAAGACTTTGCCGCCATGAAGAAGTACTGCAAAGTCATTCGTGTCATTGTCCACACTCAG ATGAAGCTGCTGCCTTTCCGGCAGAAGAAGGCCCACATCATGGAGATCCAGCTGAATGGCGGCACGGTGGCTGAGAAGGTGGCCTGGGCCCAGGCCCGGCTAGAGAAGCAGGTGCCGGTGCACAGTGTGTTCAGCCAGAGCGAGGTCATCGATGTCATTGCCGTCACCAAGGGCCGGGGGGTCAAAG GGGTCACGAGCCGCTGGCATACCAAGAAGCTGCCACGGAAGACCCACAAGGGACTGCGCAAGGTGGCCTGCATCGGCGCCTGGCACCCTGCCCGTGTGGGCTGCTCCATCGCTCGGGCCGGGCAGAAGGGCTATCACCACCGCACGGAGCTCAACAAGAAG ATCTACCGTATTGGCCGCGGGCTGCACACGGAGGACGGGAAGGTGGTCAGGAACAATGCGTCCACCAGCTACGATGTGACGGACAAGTCCATCACGCCACTG GGCGGCTTCCCCCACTACGGGGAAGTCAACAATGACTTCGTCATGCTGAAGGGTTGCATCGCGGGCACCAAGAAGCGGGTCATCACGCTGAGGAAG TCCCTCCTGGTGCACCACAGCCGCCAGGCCCTGGAGAACATCGAACTCAAGTTCATCGACACCACCTCCAAGTTTGGCCACGGCCGCTTCCAGACGGCCCAAGAGAAGAGGGTGTTCATG GGTCCCCAGAAGAAACATCTTGAGAAGGAAAAGTCCGAGACCTCGAGAGACCTGTAG